One region of Polypterus senegalus isolate Bchr_013 chromosome 11, ASM1683550v1, whole genome shotgun sequence genomic DNA includes:
- the LOC120538989 gene encoding zinc finger protein 239-like isoform X2, protein MELSCVKEEHVQQNICKNLDVETVNWWPVKIKQEYVDAELDSSPCKEEAQEEDDEGDESTPFKEEAELELESVTVEQDHLSYPCPRCRISFVSQQYLWNHLKDIHNESFHAIMTLYTSPDCTQNLNEMNTIRADLSDNRFHCSECGKTFSKSGNLRKHQRIHLGDTPYHCVECGKQFLEFGVLKRHQKIHVEKCPYICKECGKEFRQVGDLKKHLRIHTGEAPYLCTVCGKRFNQLGNLKVHERIHTGQTFYHCSFCEKSFKVSGDLKKHIRIHTGEKPYQCTNCDKKFRIIGHLKKHQRVHKN, encoded by the exons ATGGAACTAAGTTGTGTTAAGGAGGAACACGTGCAACAGAATATCTGTAAAAATCTTGATGTTGAAACTGTGAATTGGTGGCCAGTAAAAATTAAGCAAGAGTATGTTGATGCTGAACTGGATTCATCCCCCTGTAAAGAAGAAGCCCAAGAAGAAGATGACGAAGGAGATGAATCTACTCCATTTAAAGAAGAAGCTGAACTTGAATTGGAATCTG TAACTGTGGAACAAGATCATCTTTCCTATCCATGTCCTCGATGCAGGATCTCCTTTGTTTCACAACAGTATCTATGGAACCATTTGAAGGACATACATAATGAATCATTTCATGCTATTATGACACTGTATACCAGTCCGGATTGTACAcagaatttaaatgaaatgaatacTATTCGTGCTGATCTAAGTGACAATCGTTTtcactgttctgaatgtgggaagacATTCAGTAAATCTGGGAACCTTAGGAAACATCAAAGAATTCACCTTGGTGACACTCCATATCATTGTGTGGAATGTGGCAAGCAATTTCTGGAGTTTGGTGTTCTGAAAAGGCACCAAAAAATTCATGTTGAAAAATGCCCTTATATTTGTAAGGAATGTGGAAAAGAATTCAGGCAGGTGGGAGATCTAAAGAAACACTTACGAATTCATACAGGTGAAGCTCCTTACCTCTGCACTGTATGTGGAAAGAGATTCAATCAGCTGGGCAACCTTAAAGTTCATGAGCGGATTCATACAGGTCAGACTTTCTACCACTGCTCTTTTTGTGAGAAGAGTTTTAAAGTATCAGGTGACCTTAAAAAACATATAcggattcacactggagagaagccataccaATGTACTAACTGTGACAAAAAATTTCGCATTATTGGACACCTTAAAAAGCATCAACGAGTTCACAAAAATTAA
- the LOC120538989 gene encoding zinc finger protein 239-like isoform X1 yields the protein MELSCVKEEHVQQNICKNLDVETVNWWPVKIKQEYVDAELDSSPCKEEAQEEDDEGDESTPFKEEAELELESGLYANDVSELGHVHVVEISDNKILLTVEQDHLSYPCPRCRISFVSQQYLWNHLKDIHNESFHAIMTLYTSPDCTQNLNEMNTIRADLSDNRFHCSECGKTFSKSGNLRKHQRIHLGDTPYHCVECGKQFLEFGVLKRHQKIHVEKCPYICKECGKEFRQVGDLKKHLRIHTGEAPYLCTVCGKRFNQLGNLKVHERIHTGQTFYHCSFCEKSFKVSGDLKKHIRIHTGEKPYQCTNCDKKFRIIGHLKKHQRVHKN from the exons ATGGAACTAAGTTGTGTTAAGGAGGAACACGTGCAACAGAATATCTGTAAAAATCTTGATGTTGAAACTGTGAATTGGTGGCCAGTAAAAATTAAGCAAGAGTATGTTGATGCTGAACTGGATTCATCCCCCTGTAAAGAAGAAGCCCAAGAAGAAGATGACGAAGGAGATGAATCTACTCCATTTAAAGAAGAAGCTGAACTTGAATTGGAATCTGGTCTGTATGCCAATGATGTTAGTGAGCTCGGTCATGTTCATGTTGTAGAAATATCAGACAACAAAATATTGT TAACTGTGGAACAAGATCATCTTTCCTATCCATGTCCTCGATGCAGGATCTCCTTTGTTTCACAACAGTATCTATGGAACCATTTGAAGGACATACATAATGAATCATTTCATGCTATTATGACACTGTATACCAGTCCGGATTGTACAcagaatttaaatgaaatgaatacTATTCGTGCTGATCTAAGTGACAATCGTTTtcactgttctgaatgtgggaagacATTCAGTAAATCTGGGAACCTTAGGAAACATCAAAGAATTCACCTTGGTGACACTCCATATCATTGTGTGGAATGTGGCAAGCAATTTCTGGAGTTTGGTGTTCTGAAAAGGCACCAAAAAATTCATGTTGAAAAATGCCCTTATATTTGTAAGGAATGTGGAAAAGAATTCAGGCAGGTGGGAGATCTAAAGAAACACTTACGAATTCATACAGGTGAAGCTCCTTACCTCTGCACTGTATGTGGAAAGAGATTCAATCAGCTGGGCAACCTTAAAGTTCATGAGCGGATTCATACAGGTCAGACTTTCTACCACTGCTCTTTTTGTGAGAAGAGTTTTAAAGTATCAGGTGACCTTAAAAAACATATAcggattcacactggagagaagccataccaATGTACTAACTGTGACAAAAAATTTCGCATTATTGGACACCTTAAAAAGCATCAACGAGTTCACAAAAATTAA